The DNA window CTTGACCGGCAATTCCGTACTCGAATTGTTCATCCACGTCGGCAACAACCTTGCCCGACTGCACGGCCTCGCCCCCACCGAGAACGAACGCCGATGGCTGCACGAGCGGCAACACGGAACTCGTCGAATCCATCGTCGCAGGCGACGCTCTGGCGGCCGCCCGCACGGTGCGTAGGCGCCTTCGAGCGATGACTCGTCGCGAAGCCCTCTCCGCGACCAGAAACCCGACAAGGAAAGCAGAGACACGGCCATGACCGAACCGAACGACGCGCTGGTACTGATCGAGCAGCGAGGCCACACCCGAATGCTGACGCTCAATCGGCCGCATGTTCGCAATGCGTTGAGCATCGCCC is part of the Nocardia sp. NBC_00565 genome and encodes:
- a CDS encoding FCD domain-containing protein; translated protein: MESLEVSAAETLTATIDSAGIERLRQVLADEAAAGDFRERTVTVHTEIARLTGNSVLELFIHVGNNLARLHGLAPTENERRWLHERQHGTRRIHRRRRRSGGRPHGA